In a single window of the Leptospira sanjuanensis genome:
- a CDS encoding PTS sugar transporter subunit IIA, producing the protein MNQLLTLLHPETVIFNLESGTKEEVISKLLQKAVDTHQIDSENKEEILESLLAREKSMSTGIGSGVAIPHCSVNLVDELKCVMGLNPQGIDFDSIDHQPVHIFILLIVPKTKFQEHIKTLAQIAKALNVKEDREKLIRSGSFEEIQKAFSRNV; encoded by the coding sequence ATGAATCAACTATTGACTCTTCTCCATCCCGAAACCGTCATATTCAATCTTGAATCCGGAACCAAAGAAGAAGTTATTTCCAAACTTCTTCAGAAAGCGGTCGATACGCATCAGATCGATTCCGAAAATAAGGAAGAGATTTTGGAATCCCTTCTCGCACGCGAGAAGTCCATGTCGACCGGGATCGGAAGCGGCGTTGCGATTCCTCATTGTTCGGTCAATCTCGTCGACGAACTCAAGTGTGTGATGGGACTCAATCCGCAGGGAATCGATTTCGATTCCATCGATCATCAACCGGTTCACATCTTCATTCTTCTCATCGTTCCTAAAACCAAGTTTCAAGAACATATCAAAACCCTCGCACAAATCGCAAAGGCGTTAAACGTAAAAGAAGACAGAGAAAAATTGATTCGTTCCGGATCCTTCGAGGAAATCCAAAAAGCTTTTTCTCGGAACGTTTAA
- a CDS encoding oxidoreductase, which yields MKPSAFTLKPGLVHGKFSRKTVLEEPFTLFPEPGALYLKEFPTRVRAGEPLLRQSVGTLLSPVDGIASLIQGEHSTKIRIVQDGSFQLSGETQIDTALKLEQALERMDELGLVSLDFADTKLSTLFQTFRSSLIVLSPYTKTQSVDFRKILAEECKELHIQFLEYLKVWFPGANVKDYILSPVPFRKYEYPAGFPQYFVKKALSEKTFQKENILYLGPETLYHLYRALFKKIPFIERHISIYYVGKNGGLKKEESPIKFRDGQSLSFLLLEKKKEYPNFTFNSFFDGGEFHSSSEEYFLDIYKQHSIIFVAGKIRNQKELPCTECGECTYNCPLECNPISLVTGQGQFFSNACISCGICTFLCPSGISLRDKIRDAKNGKRETQNV from the coding sequence TTGAAGCCCTCCGCTTTTACTCTCAAGCCAGGATTGGTCCACGGTAAGTTTTCCCGTAAGACCGTCCTGGAAGAACCTTTTACATTATTTCCCGAACCGGGAGCTTTATATCTAAAAGAATTCCCCACGCGCGTACGCGCAGGTGAGCCGCTTCTCAGGCAATCCGTCGGAACACTTTTATCTCCCGTCGACGGGATCGCGAGTTTGATCCAAGGAGAACATTCGACTAAAATTCGGATCGTTCAGGACGGAAGTTTTCAGTTATCTGGCGAAACGCAGATCGATACGGCGCTGAAACTCGAACAGGCCCTTGAAAGAATGGACGAACTCGGACTTGTATCGCTCGATTTCGCCGATACGAAGTTGTCGACTCTGTTTCAAACGTTCCGCAGCTCCCTGATCGTTCTCTCTCCTTACACAAAAACGCAGTCCGTCGATTTTCGAAAGATCCTCGCCGAAGAATGCAAAGAATTGCATATTCAGTTTTTAGAATACTTGAAGGTTTGGTTTCCGGGCGCGAACGTGAAGGATTATATCCTTTCTCCGGTTCCGTTCCGCAAATACGAATATCCCGCGGGATTTCCCCAATATTTCGTAAAAAAAGCGCTCTCGGAAAAGACATTCCAAAAAGAGAATATTCTTTATCTCGGACCGGAAACGCTCTATCATCTCTACCGCGCCTTGTTCAAAAAGATTCCCTTTATCGAAAGACATATCAGCATCTATTACGTGGGAAAAAACGGAGGACTCAAAAAGGAAGAATCTCCGATCAAGTTTCGGGACGGACAAAGCCTCAGCTTTCTGCTTCTTGAAAAGAAGAAGGAATATCCGAACTTTACGTTTAATTCCTTTTTCGACGGAGGAGAATTCCATTCTTCTTCCGAGGAATATTTTCTCGATATCTACAAACAACATTCCATCATTTTCGTAGCCGGAAAGATCCGCAATCAGAAGGAACTTCCCTGCACCGAATGCGGAGAATGTACTTACAATTGTCCGCTCGAATGCAATCCGATTTCCCTCGTGACCGGTCAGGGACAATTCTTTTCGAACGCCTGTATTTCATGCGGGATCTGCACGTTTCTTTGCCCTTCGGGAATTTCTCTTCGCGATAAGATTCGAGACGCAAAAAACGGAAAGAGGGAAACACAGAATGTCTGA
- a CDS encoding cellulose synthase family protein: MLTVVTVLFLAIYGIDIVALFFFGIHTYVMVYLYKKNHAYCESDPDKILDVNDPNLPVVTVQLPIFNEFYVVDRLLETTVALKYPKDKLEIQLLDDSTDETVEKSRKLIAHYKSLGFDIHHLHRSGAERTGYKAGALEAGMKVARGQYIAIFDADFMPDPDFLIKTVPYFEDPQIGMVQVRWGHVNAEYNVLTKAQSFGIDGHFMIEQVARNGSHLWMNFNGTAGIWKKECIIDSGGWEHDTLTEDFDLSYRAEMRGWKFRYFKDIVCKAEIPAMISAYKSQQFRWCKGSIQTAVKLLPRILRADLPWRIKSEAIVHLINYSVHPLMVINILFSAPLLLMDYWSGFSFYDLPIEILMGTAAILSVGSVGPMIFYAYSQKTLHKDWKRRMVYLPILIMIGTGIAIVNTRAWLEAILGIQSSFKRTPKLKIEKSTDVLKERLKYTVPLDFHVVLEFLMGIYCLGTVVLSFVLGKPQIVGFLAIYAIGFFYVGYLSLKEALWKLGASKQESTEELPAQA; this comes from the coding sequence ATGCTGACCGTCGTAACTGTACTGTTTCTAGCCATCTATGGGATCGACATCGTCGCTCTCTTTTTTTTCGGGATTCATACCTACGTAATGGTATATCTCTATAAAAAGAATCATGCATATTGCGAATCCGATCCAGACAAGATTCTCGACGTAAACGACCCGAATCTTCCGGTAGTAACCGTTCAGCTTCCTATTTTCAACGAATTCTATGTTGTGGATCGTCTCCTCGAAACCACAGTCGCACTCAAATATCCCAAAGATAAGCTCGAAATCCAGCTCTTAGATGATTCCACGGACGAGACGGTCGAAAAGTCCAGAAAACTCATCGCTCACTATAAATCGCTCGGATTCGACATTCATCATCTCCACAGATCCGGAGCGGAACGCACTGGATACAAAGCGGGCGCCCTCGAAGCCGGAATGAAAGTGGCTCGCGGTCAGTACATCGCCATCTTCGACGCGGACTTCATGCCCGATCCGGACTTCTTAATCAAAACCGTTCCTTATTTCGAAGATCCGCAAATCGGGATGGTTCAGGTTCGTTGGGGACATGTAAACGCCGAATACAACGTTCTTACCAAGGCGCAATCCTTCGGGATCGACGGTCACTTTATGATCGAGCAGGTGGCAAGAAACGGTTCTCACCTTTGGATGAATTTCAACGGAACCGCGGGAATTTGGAAAAAAGAATGTATCATCGATTCCGGCGGATGGGAGCACGATACTCTTACCGAAGACTTCGATCTTTCTTATCGCGCCGAAATGAGAGGATGGAAGTTCCGTTATTTTAAGGATATCGTTTGCAAGGCGGAAATCCCTGCGATGATCTCCGCTTACAAGTCGCAACAATTCCGCTGGTGCAAGGGTTCCATCCAAACGGCGGTGAAACTTCTTCCTAGAATTCTCCGTGCGGATCTTCCTTGGAGAATCAAATCCGAGGCAATCGTTCACCTAATCAATTATTCCGTTCACCCTTTGATGGTGATCAACATCCTGTTCAGCGCTCCGTTGCTTTTGATGGACTACTGGTCCGGATTTAGCTTTTACGATCTTCCGATCGAAATCCTGATGGGAACCGCGGCGATTCTTTCCGTAGGCTCCGTCGGACCGATGATTTTCTACGCATATTCCCAGAAAACTCTCCATAAAGATTGGAAAAGAAGAATGGTGTATCTCCCGATTCTGATCATGATCGGAACCGGAATCGCAATCGTAAACACGAGAGCATGGCTCGAAGCGATTCTCGGAATCCAGTCTTCTTTCAAACGCACTCCGAAACTCAAAATCGAAAAGAGCACGGATGTTCTGAAAGAAAGATTGAAATATACCGTTCCTCTGGATTTCCACGTGGTTCTTGAGTTCCTGATGGGAATCTATTGCCTCGGAACCGTGGTTCTTTCCTTCGTTCTTGGAAAACCGCAAATCGTCGGATTCTTGGCAATCTACGCGATCGGATTCTTCTACGTAGGATATTTATCTCTCAAAGAAGCCCTCTGGAAACTCGGGGCTTCCAAACAAGAGTCCACGGAAGAACTTCCCGCTCAAGCCTAA